The Paenibacillus dendritiformis region GGATACATATGTTGGACATGATTTTACACCGGTATGATGCCGGAGTCAATCCGGGACAAATTCTATTCCGCGTAAGCAGGATTAATCATTCGCTTTGGAGAATATATCAGGGCTGGATAATAAAGGATGCACCCGAGAGGATAGGTTAAAGCGATTGGACTTTTATTTCAGAGGAGGCGTGATCCATGAATATTGTTGCGCTTGTCGGAAGTAACCGCACAGAGTCTTATAACTTGAAGCTGGCTGCTTATATGCAAAAAAGGTATCAGGAGCGAATCGATATCGATATCGTCAGCATCAAGGAGCTCCCCTTCTACAATCAAGATATTGAAAATAATGCGCCGGCCGAAGTTAAGGAATTCGTCCAAAGGGTAGGCGCGGCAGACGCCGTCCTATGGGTGACGCCGGAGTATAACTACTCCATCCCGAGCGTATTGAAAAATGCGATTGACTGGCTGTCCCGCGGGGAGAAGGTGTTGGTAGGCAAGCCGTCCTGGATCGTCGGCGCTTCGATGGGCACATTGGGAACCGTGCGGGCCCAGGAACATTTGCGCGATATTTTGTTCTCGCCGGGCGTGTCTTCTCCCCTTCTTCCCGGGAATGAAGTGTATGTCGGCTCCGTTCATGAGAAGATTGACGATAGCGGGACATTGATTCATGAGCCGACCATCGCGTTTCTCGATTCGGTCGTCGATAATTTCGTGGCATGGTACAATAAGCAACACGCTAAGTAAGTCCAGGCGCAGCGGTTCGGTTCGTGGCCTGGGCGTTGTTAATTTCTAATTGAGAATACTCAAGGCACTCGGAAAGGAAGGCGAGGGATCGCTTTTTTTTCTGGGTGCTTTTTCGTGATGGGTAGATAAAGAGAGAAGAGCCTATTTTTCCAAGCCTAAGAAAAAGATTGAGGGAGTATCCAATATTCGGGTTGGGTGATAAACTTAAGGAGATTAAGTTTCAAAGTGTAAAACAGATATAAGGAGTCTCTTTATGGAAAGGTATTATTACACTTGTCCATTGCTTAAAATGTCAACAGCTCCTATAGCAATCGAGGATGAGGGCGGTAATGCAGTCGGCTCTTTTCACCGAATATTTACGACGAGGGCAAATAAAGCATTAAGCTGGGTGGTTGATAACTGGCAATTGAGCTTGGAGGGGCGACATATACACTCGGAGCTGCATGTAAAAATTATGGATAGCAGCCCATGGCTTGGACGCAGAAAATGGACGATTACGACGATGCGTGAAGGCAGGGAAAGCTTGTCTTTTCTCAAGGATCGGTCGAAGATTGCCACACATCCCCGGTTGATATGGACGAATGAAGAGCATGAGTATGTCATAGCCAAAGATCCGCTGAACAGGACGACAACGATATCAGACTCCTGCAGCCATGCCGTTGTGGGTGAGATTGCAAAAGTTCCGGGAGGCAAGCTGAATCAACGGGAACTCGTAATCTATGAGAATGCGTTATGTCCGCTTGTGCTGCCTTGTATAGACCGTATCATGAAGACGATATATTGAGTGACAAGGACTGAATCGATGAAATCATTGTTTCTCTATAGAGGTGTCGGCTCGGTACTCAAAACTCTTTTTCATATCGTTGATATCGAGTACAGTTGGATCCGAGTGGTAGAAAATTAAAACGGTTATTGATCCCGATTATGAGGATTATATGAGCTTGGAGTCTGTGAAGGCATTGTCCGACGAATACCATAAGGAAATCAGAGATGTCATCATGAATTGGTCTGGGCAAGGGAGCTGGGAGTTGAACCGCCTTCGGCCAATGTTATCGGGCGCTGTCTGAATCGCAAACTACATGAGTAAAGAGAAGTGATATGGTGGACAGAATGACGTCGAGAGAGGAAATTGCCGCCAAAGCGATAATGCTTAGAAATATGTATGTAAACGGCCTGTTGGGCGGAGAAGTGATGCCCGAAGATGCGAATCCAGGCTTGCCGAAAGATTCGGGTTTGAATTATATGTACTTCACCTTGCCCATGGCCTTGAATTATCAACGCAACTCCTACACGCTGTGGGAGTCGGCCCTCCATTCCTACATGGATGAAGCAACGGCAACAATCTATGAACCCCGGTTTGTGGCATCCATCGATGAAGATAAGCTGCGAGAGATGCTGACAAAATATAAAGTCGCGCTTCAGCCTGTGAAGCAATGCGCTGCCTGGATGACATTATGCCGCACCTTCGTTCGCCATTTTGAAGGCGATATACGCAACTTGTTCATCATGTGCAACTGGAATATCCCACACATTCTCGACTATATCCAAAAGACCCATAAGAAAGAGTTCCCTTATTTAAGCGGTCCGAAAATAAGCAATTATTGGTTATATGTTCTTGCTAATTATACAGACGCTTCATTTTCCGAGCTGGATGCTCTCTCGATCGCACCAGACACTCATGTCATCCAGGCGACCGTCCGCTTGCAAATGATTAAGGAAAGCGACTTGAAAAAGAACAACCTGCAGGAACTAGTGAATCACGCGTGGAAGGAGGCGCTGTCCGGGACAGAGCTGTCGCTTATCGATCTTCATACGCCGCTATGGTTATGGAGCCGCAACGGTTTTCGGGAACTGGTGGAGTGTTAATGCGCCTTATTACGTGCTCGTGGCAAAATACTGCGATTATACAGTTTTTTCTTTCGTTAGAGGGTGTTTTCGGCAATATTCCTGCAAAAGTCAGGCTGTTAGAAAACCCCTGTTTTTTACGAAGGGGTGAAGATGTCCATTTACCTAATCAAAACTTGACACTCAAAGCGTTTTAAGTCGATTTTTTCTACTGAGAGACGAGATCCACCATATAAAAAATGGAAGTGGAGAAAATTCCCACAGAATTCTCAACGGCCTGATTTTACGGGATCCAAGAGACCGCTCGGATCCTGGGGGCATCATCGCCTCCAGGAGGTATCATCGCCTCGTTGCCTTCAGGAGGCATCGTTGCCTCTCGAGGCTTGAACGTGTGGAGGGAATTGCTGCTATTTTACAGGAATTTCGGCTCAATGAGGTCAAGTCCAAATTTATGTGTAAATTCCTCAATGAGATTGCCAGAGCAAAAAGATGCCTAAGCTGCAGGCTTGTTTAGCTTCTTCCTCCACTCATGGTACTCTTTCATCTCGATATACTTTTTCCCAGCAGACCACTTTTCGTCCTGCTCAATCAACAAGGCTCCAAAAAGACGAAGGACAGAGGCTCGGTTGGGAAAAATGCGAATGACGCGTTCTCGCCGCCGCAACTCGCCATTTAGACGTTCTACGGCATTTGTGGTGCGCGTACGTATCCGACAGGCAGCCGGAAGTGCCAAGATCGCTGTCGCATCGTCAAAGCCCTCTTCCAAGACCCTCATGGCTTTTGGAGCTTTATCTTCAAATGCTTCTTGTGTCCGTTTCAGCAGTGTACGGGCACTGGTCTCGTCCGCAGCTTCGTAGATGGCCCTTACATGGGCCTTCAATTCATCACGGCATGATTTAGGAGCAGCGTCCAGAATATTACGCATAAAGTGGGTTTGACACCGTTGCCAGGTTACGCCTTGGAAATGTTGCCGAATCGCACTAACCAAACCACCGTGATGGTCGCTTGTAATGACATCAACACCGTGCAACCCGCGACTTTTGAGGTGCGTAAAGAAAGCCCCCCACGTTGCTGCTGACTCGGTATCATCTACGGTAAGTCCAAGCAGTTCCCGATAGCCCTCCGCATTAATCCCTGTGGCAATCATCACGCCACGTGAGCGCACACGGCCGTCTTCCCGGACTTTGACGTACAGGGCGTCGACAATAAGAAAAGGGTAGGCCTTGTCCAGTTTTCGGTTATTCCACTCTTCTACGAGGGGATCCAACTGTTTGCAGAGCTCACTAACTGTTGATTTGGAGAACTCTGTCCCGCATAGTTCTTCGGTGATATTGCTTACTTTTCGCGTTGACACACCATTAAGTACCATCTCCATCATGGCTAAGACAAGGGCCTGCTCGCTTCGTTGGTAACGAGCAAAGAGTTCCGTAGAGAACTGACCGTTGCGGAAACGCGGTACTTGCAGGGTTAATTGCCCCACCCGTGTTGTCAGCCGATGAGGGTACGTTCCATTACGGTAACCTGCACGCTCTTCTGAGCGCTCGTAGTGTCCTGCCTTCAACTGTTCCGTTGCCTGCGCCTGCAAAACTTGATTCAAGATAGATTCTAATAAGGTCGCTATCCCCTCATCTCTTGATTCGGATAAAAACAGTTGATGCAAAAGTTGTGAATCTAGGGTAATCTGGTATTGAGTCATAGCTAGATCCTCCTTTGGAATGTTGTCTCGACAACCTCATTCTATACGAGGATCCTTGCTATGGCTCTACTTTTTTGCCATTTTCTTTTTACACAATTATATGGACTTAG contains the following coding sequences:
- a CDS encoding NADPH-dependent FMN reductase — protein: MNIVALVGSNRTESYNLKLAAYMQKRYQERIDIDIVSIKELPFYNQDIENNAPAEVKEFVQRVGAADAVLWVTPEYNYSIPSVLKNAIDWLSRGEKVLVGKPSWIVGASMGTLGTVRAQEHLRDILFSPGVSSPLLPGNEVYVGSVHEKIDDSGTLIHEPTIAFLDSVVDNFVAWYNKQHAK
- a CDS encoding tubby C-terminal domain-like protein; amino-acid sequence: MERYYYTCPLLKMSTAPIAIEDEGGNAVGSFHRIFTTRANKALSWVVDNWQLSLEGRHIHSELHVKIMDSSPWLGRRKWTITTMREGRESLSFLKDRSKIATHPRLIWTNEEHEYVIAKDPLNRTTTISDSCSHAVVGEIAKVPGGKLNQRELVIYENALCPLVLPCIDRIMKTIY
- a CDS encoding IS256 family transposase, translating into MTQYQITLDSQLLHQLFLSESRDEGIATLLESILNQVLQAQATEQLKAGHYERSEERAGYRNGTYPHRLTTRVGQLTLQVPRFRNGQFSTELFARYQRSEQALVLAMMEMVLNGVSTRKVSNITEELCGTEFSKSTVSELCKQLDPLVEEWNNRKLDKAYPFLIVDALYVKVREDGRVRSRGVMIATGINAEGYRELLGLTVDDTESAATWGAFFTHLKSRGLHGVDVITSDHHGGLVSAIRQHFQGVTWQRCQTHFMRNILDAAPKSCRDELKAHVRAIYEAADETSARTLLKRTQEAFEDKAPKAMRVLEEGFDDATAILALPAACRIRTRTTNAVERLNGELRRRERVIRIFPNRASVLRLFGALLIEQDEKWSAGKKYIEMKEYHEWRKKLNKPAA